TTTTGAACCACTAAGAAAATCAAGGAATTTTTTATGGACGAAAACAATACAAGCCAAGCGCGAGAAATTCTCGGTTTCGACAGCGACGCGGGTTTTGACAGCGTTTCCATCGGTCTCGCTTCCCCGGATACGATTCGTTCGTGGTCGCACGGCGAGGTTAAGAACCCCGAAACAATCAACTACCGCACGTTCAAGCCCGAACCCGGCGGTTTGTTCTGCCAGAGAATATTCGGCCCCGTGCGCGACTACGAGTGCGCCTGCGGCAAGTACAAGCGCATCCGCTTTAAGGATCAGGTTTGCGACCGTTGCGGCGTCGAAGTGACGACAAGCCGCGTGCGCCGCGAAAGAATGGGGCATATCGAACTTGCCGTTCCCGTAGCGCACATTTGGTTTTTGAAAAGCATGCCAAGCAGGCTCAGCCTCATGCTCGACATGACTTCGAAAGCCCTCGAAAGCGTAATCTACTACGAACGCTACGTCGTAATCGAGCCACGCAACACGTCCCTTACGTTCAAACAGTTCCTCTCGGAAGAGGAATATCAGGCGGCAATCGACGCGGGCGACGACTTTGTGGCGAAAATGGGCGCGGAAGCTATCCGCGACCTGCTCGCGAAAATCGACTTGGAAAAGCTCGAAGTTGAACTCGTCGAACAAATGCAGTCCACGCGCTCGAAGCAGATTAAGAAAAAGCTCTCGAAGCGTTTGAAACTCGTTCAGGGCTTCATTCAGAGCAACGCGCGTCCCGAATGGATGATTCTCGAAGTCCTGCCCGTCATTCCGCCGGATTTGAGACCCCTCGTTCCGCTCGAAGGCGGCAGATTCGCAACCAGCGACCTCAACGACCTTTACCGCCGCGTAATCAACCGCAACAACCGTCTGCGCAGCCTCATGCAGATGCGCACTCCCGACGTCATCATTCACAACGAAAAGAGAATGTTGCAGGAGTCCATCGACGCGCTGTTCGACAACGGCCGCCATGGCCGTCCCGTAACGGGCGCGGGCAACAGGCCGCTGAAAAGCATCTCCGACATGCTCAAAGGCAAGCAGGGACGCTTCCGTCAAAACCTGCTCGGCAAGCGCGTCGACTACTCCGGCCGTTCGGTTATCGTCATCGGTCCCGACCTCAAACTCAACCAGTGCGGTCTGCCGAAGAAAATGGCGCTTACGCTGTTCGAACCTTTCATCATCCGCCGCTTGAAGGAACTGGGCTTTGTGCACACAGTCCGCAGCGCGCGCAAAATGATTGAAAAGAAGTCGCCCGAAGTTTGGGATATTCTGGAAGAGGTAACCGAGGGGCACCCCGTTATGCTCAACCGCGCTCCGACGCTCCACAGGCTTTCGATTCAGGCGTTCGAGCCTGTGCTCATCGAGGGCGACGCCATCCGCCTGCACCCGCTTGTTTGCGGCGCGTACAATGCGGACTTCGACGGCGACCAAATGGCAGTCCACGTTCCGCTCTCGCTCGAAGCGGTCATGGAGGCGAAACTTTTGATGTTGGCAAGCAACAACATTTTCTCCCCGTCGTCGGGCAAACCTATTTTGACGCCCTCGCAGGACATCGTTCTGGGGTGCTACTACCTCACGTACGAACCTAGCCTCAAAAAGGAAAAAGGCCAGCGCGTTCCGCTGCTTGCGTCGCTCCGCGAAGTCGAGGGCGCACAGGCGGAGGGCATGCTCCACTGGCACGACTGGATTGACTATGTCAACCCCGACTACGGCAAAGACACGATTTTCGGCGACAAAACAAAGAAAATTATCCGCACAACCCCCGGCCGCGTAATCTTCAACACGATTTGGCCGGAAAAGATGGGCTTTGTAAACTTCGTCGTTCCGAAAGGCAAACTCGGCGACCTCATTCTTAACACGTTTAAGATTTGCGGCCGCAGCGAAAGCGCGCCCGTGCTCGACAGAATGAAAAAGCTCGGCTTCCGCACCGCGACGCTCGCCGGCATTTCAATCGGTATCGGCGACATGGACATTCCCGCCGAAAAGAAGGGAATCATCGCCGAAGCCCGCGCGAAAATCAAAGTCATCGAAAACGAATACCACAAGGGTACGATTACCAAGGGCGAACGCTCGAACAAGGTCATCGACGTGTGGAACGTCGCGACCGACGAAATCGCGAAAAAGGCATTCGAAAATCTCGCCCGCGTTCCCGAAAAAACTTTCGGACGCCAGCACATCAATCCCGTTTATATCCTCATGGATTCGGGCGCGCGAGGCAACAAGGCGCAGGTTCGCCAGCTCTGCGGTGCCCGCGGCCTTATGGCGAAACCGAACGGCGAAATTATCGAACGCCCGATTCTCTCGTCTTTCCGCGAAGGTCTGAGCGTGCACGAATACTTTATCTCCACGCACGGCGCGCGCAAGGGTCTTGCCGACACCGCCCTTAAAACGGCGGACGCAGGCTACATGACCAGAAAACTCTGCGACGTCGCCATGGACGTTATCATTACGGAAGAGGACGACGGCAACCGCGACGGTATCTGGAAACAGGCAATCTACGACGGCGACGACGAAATCGTCTCGCTCTTCGACCGCATCGTCGGACGCTGCTCTTCGGACGATATTTTGAACCCGACGAACCCGTCGGAAGTAGTCGTAAAGAACGGCGAAATCATCACGGAGGCAATGGCGAAGCGCATCGGCGCGCTCGGTATCGAACGCGTCAAGATTATGAGCCCGCTCACGCACCTCAAACGCAACGCGATTCCCGCAAAGGCGTACGGCATCGACCCGTCGTCGCAGAAGCTTGTGGAACGCGGCACGGCGGTCGGCATCATCGCGGCGCAGTCAATCGGCGAACCCGGCACTCAGCTGACGATGAGAACCTTCCACGTCGGCGGCGTCGCGCAGGCGGTCAAAGCCCCCGAACTTGCTGCCCGCAACGACGGCACAATCCATTACGAAGACATCACGAGCGTTTCGCTCCCGCAGGTTGACGCCGACGGCAACGAAATCAATGTAAGCGTAGTCCTCAACAAAACCGCCCACATGAAAATCGTGGGCGAAGAGGGCAACGTCCTCGAAGACTACACGCTCGCGGCGGGCGCGCTCATCACGGCGGAAGAGGGTCAGCATGTCAAAAAGGGCACGCTCCTCGCGCGTTGGGACCCGCACAATATCCCGATTATGGCAAGCGAATCGGGCGTCGTCCAATTCAAGGACTTGATTGACGGCCTCACATACCGCTCGGATTTCGACCCCTCCACGGGTCGCACGACAATCACGATTTCCGACCACAAAGAAGACCTCAACCCGACCATCAACATCGTCGACAAGAAGACGGGAGAAATCAAGGCGTTCCAGGTAATCCCGACGGGCGCACAGGTGATAGTCTCGGAGGGCGACGAAATCGCCCCCGGTATGATTATGGCGAAAACCCCGCGCTCGGCGGCAAAAACGCAGGACATCACCGGCGGTCTGCCGCGCGTCGCGGAACTTTTCGAAGCCCGCCGTCCGAAAGACGCGGCGGAAATTGCGCGTTCGCACGGCATCGTGAAAATCGGCGGCACGCGCCGCAAGAAGACGATTTTGAGAATCGTCCCGAAGGGCTGGCAGGAAGGCGACGAAGGCGCAATCGAAGAGCATCTCATTCCCGCCAACAAGCGAATCATCGTACAGCCCGACGACGAAGTAAAGCGCGGTCAGGCTCTCACGGAAGGCGGCGTCGACCCCAGCGAAGTCCTCGAAGTAATGGGGGCAAGCGAAGTTCAGGAATATATCATCAGGGAAATCCAGAAGGTGTACCGCTCGCAGGGTGTTACAATTAACGACAAGCACATCGAAGTTATCGCTTCGAGAATGCTGCGCAAAGTCCGCGTGTCCGACCCCGGCGACTCCGACTACTTCTGGGGCCAGCAGGTCGACCGCTACGAATTTATGGAAACCAACAAGAATATCGAAGACGCGGGCGGTAAAGCCGCGACCGCCGAACCGATACTCTTGGGTATCACGAAAGCCAGCTTGGAAACCGAAAGTTTCATAAGCGCGGCGTCGTTCCAGGAAACAACGAGAGTTCTCACGGAAGCCGCAACGCTCGGCAAACGCGACGACCTTTCGGGCTTCAAGGAAAACGTGATAATGGGTAATTTGATTCCCGCGGGTACGGGGCTTGCCGCGTACCGCAAGCTGAAAGTCAACGCAATCGGACACACTCCGCTTGCCGACGGAATGCTTGACGGCGGGGAAACTTCGGAGGCCGACGCTCAATAGGGTCGGCGTCCTTCGATGATTCAGTTTTTGCGCGTACCGGACGGGCGTCGGGGAAAAGACGCCGCTGCGCAAGGGCAAAAATCGGAGACGTTTTTTTCCGCGAAATCCGCCGCATAAGCAACGGCGGAACGCGGGCAAAAATCGCGCACCAAAAACAGAACCAAGCATTGCGGGGCGACGGGACGTTGTACAGAGCGTCGCGCAAGGCGTAAAAAATTAAAAAAATATAAATAAAAAACTTGCCAAAGGGAAAGTGATATATACTTTTCAACATCTTTCTCTTTAAAAAGACACAAAATATGCCTACAATTAATCAGTTAGTTCGCAAGCCGCGCAGCCTTGTAAAAGCAAAGACAAAGGCGCCGGCTTTGAAGTCGAATCCGTTTCGCCGCGGCGTATGCGTACAGGTAATGACCCGTACGCCTAAGAAGCCGAACTCGGCTATTCGTAAAGTCGCAAAGGTGCGCCTTACTTCGGGATACGAAGTAATCGCCTATATTCCCGACGAAGGCCACTCGTTGCAGGAACACAGCGTCGTGCTCGTGCGCGGCGGCCGTGTTAAGGACTTGCCCGGTGTTCGTTACCACATCGTCCGCGGTACGCTCGACTGCATGGGTGTTGAAAAACGCCGCCGCAGCCGTTCGAAGTACGGTGTCAAGCGCCCGAAGGCCAAGAAGGCATAATTAAAATTTTAGAAAAGGCAAAAATATGTCACGCAGACACAGAGCTGAAAAAAGAGAACGCATTCCGGATTCGCGCTACAAGAGCGCGCTCGTAAGCCACCTCATCAACATGGTGATGAAGGACGGCAAAAAGACCGTCGCGGAACGCATCGTATACGGTGCAATCGAAAAGGTTAGCGAAAAGCTCGAAAAGGGCGACCCCATCGACCTGCTCTTGGGCGCGCTCGAAAACGTTCGTCCGAAGCTTGAAGTTAAGAGCCGCCGCGTAGGTGGCGCAACGTACCAAGTCCCCGTCGAAGTTTCGTTCGACCGCCAGCAGACGCTCGCGTTCCGTTGGCTCATCGAAGCGGCGGGCAACCGCAAGGGTCTGCCGATGGCCGACGCTCTCGCGGCTGAACTCGTAGACGCCTACAACGGCACGGGTACGGTTGTCAAGAAGCGCGAAGACGTCCACAAGATGGCGCAGTCCAACAGGGCTTTTGCGCACCTCCGCTGGTAATTGAACTTCACACGGAAATACCACGAACATGGCACTTTCAGAAAAAAATTCACCCAACAGAACAAAGCCGTTGGAATATACCAGAAACATCGGTATATCGGCGCACATCGACGCGGGCAAAACGACCTGCTCGGAACGTATCCTGTTTTACAGCGGCGTAGTTCACAAAATCGGCGAAGTACACGAAGGTACTGCCGTGACGGACTGGATGGAACAGGAACGCGAACGCGGCATTACCATTACGTCCTCGGCTATCTCGTGCAACTGGACGACGAAAGACGGCCCCTACAAGGGCATTCAGCACCAAATCAACCTTATCGACACCCCCGGACACGTTGACTTCACAGCGGAAGTCGAACGTTCGCTCCGCGTTCTCGACGGCGCGGTCGCGGTGTTCTGCGCGGTTGCGGGCGTACAGCCCCAGTCCGAAACGGTTTGGCGCCAGATGAACAAGTACAATGTTCCGCGCATCGCTTTCATCAACAAGATGGACAGAACCGGTGCCGACTTCTACGGCGCGGTCGAAGACATCAAGACGAAGCTCAACGGCAAT
The Opitutia bacterium KCR 482 genome window above contains:
- the rpoC gene encoding DNA-directed RNA polymerase subunit beta'; the encoded protein is MDENNTSQAREILGFDSDAGFDSVSIGLASPDTIRSWSHGEVKNPETINYRTFKPEPGGLFCQRIFGPVRDYECACGKYKRIRFKDQVCDRCGVEVTTSRVRRERMGHIELAVPVAHIWFLKSMPSRLSLMLDMTSKALESVIYYERYVVIEPRNTSLTFKQFLSEEEYQAAIDAGDDFVAKMGAEAIRDLLAKIDLEKLEVELVEQMQSTRSKQIKKKLSKRLKLVQGFIQSNARPEWMILEVLPVIPPDLRPLVPLEGGRFATSDLNDLYRRVINRNNRLRSLMQMRTPDVIIHNEKRMLQESIDALFDNGRHGRPVTGAGNRPLKSISDMLKGKQGRFRQNLLGKRVDYSGRSVIVIGPDLKLNQCGLPKKMALTLFEPFIIRRLKELGFVHTVRSARKMIEKKSPEVWDILEEVTEGHPVMLNRAPTLHRLSIQAFEPVLIEGDAIRLHPLVCGAYNADFDGDQMAVHVPLSLEAVMEAKLLMLASNNIFSPSSGKPILTPSQDIVLGCYYLTYEPSLKKEKGQRVPLLASLREVEGAQAEGMLHWHDWIDYVNPDYGKDTIFGDKTKKIIRTTPGRVIFNTIWPEKMGFVNFVVPKGKLGDLILNTFKICGRSESAPVLDRMKKLGFRTATLAGISIGIGDMDIPAEKKGIIAEARAKIKVIENEYHKGTITKGERSNKVIDVWNVATDEIAKKAFENLARVPEKTFGRQHINPVYILMDSGARGNKAQVRQLCGARGLMAKPNGEIIERPILSSFREGLSVHEYFISTHGARKGLADTALKTADAGYMTRKLCDVAMDVIITEEDDGNRDGIWKQAIYDGDDEIVSLFDRIVGRCSSDDILNPTNPSEVVVKNGEIITEAMAKRIGALGIERVKIMSPLTHLKRNAIPAKAYGIDPSSQKLVERGTAVGIIAAQSIGEPGTQLTMRTFHVGGVAQAVKAPELAARNDGTIHYEDITSVSLPQVDADGNEINVSVVLNKTAHMKIVGEEGNVLEDYTLAAGALITAEEGQHVKKGTLLARWDPHNIPIMASESGVVQFKDLIDGLTYRSDFDPSTGRTTITISDHKEDLNPTINIVDKKTGEIKAFQVIPTGAQVIVSEGDEIAPGMIMAKTPRSAAKTQDITGGLPRVAELFEARRPKDAAEIARSHGIVKIGGTRRKKTILRIVPKGWQEGDEGAIEEHLIPANKRIIVQPDDEVKRGQALTEGGVDPSEVLEVMGASEVQEYIIREIQKVYRSQGVTINDKHIEVIASRMLRKVRVSDPGDSDYFWGQQVDRYEFMETNKNIEDAGGKAATAEPILLGITKASLETESFISAASFQETTRVLTEAATLGKRDDLSGFKENVIMGNLIPAGTGLAAYRKLKVNAIGHTPLADGMLDGGETSEADAQ
- the rpsL gene encoding 30S ribosomal protein S12; amino-acid sequence: MPTINQLVRKPRSLVKAKTKAPALKSNPFRRGVCVQVMTRTPKKPNSAIRKVAKVRLTSGYEVIAYIPDEGHSLQEHSVVLVRGGRVKDLPGVRYHIVRGTLDCMGVEKRRRSRSKYGVKRPKAKKA
- the rpsG gene encoding 30S ribosomal protein S7; its protein translation is MSRRHRAEKRERIPDSRYKSALVSHLINMVMKDGKKTVAERIVYGAIEKVSEKLEKGDPIDLLLGALENVRPKLEVKSRRVGGATYQVPVEVSFDRQQTLAFRWLIEAAGNRKGLPMADALAAELVDAYNGTGTVVKKREDVHKMAQSNRAFAHLRW